The Thermodesulfobacteriota bacterium genome has a segment encoding these proteins:
- a CDS encoding acyl-CoA dehydratase activase-related protein, translated as MFYRYFPLWKTFFEALGWRVVVSEGLGKRGKLHYLEDSCLPMKLLVTHAIHLKEKAVDHLFIPRLVSLHRSYILCPKFRAAPDVVRLALEGGISILDETIDLREREYSLPRSFLVIGRRLGASEKEARKAFQKAETFFHEFQKGWERRINGLSTKELFDLERRTPEEVEDKPFRVALIGHPYNLFDPDINKDILTYAKSLGMGLVTSEGLPEKEIERQVGGLSKEIYWSSGREIVGALFHFLTTGVDGILFLTSFKCGIDALLQELIRRRLKRNEQASPPVLFLTLDEHSAREGWITRLEAFREVMEARKKG; from the coding sequence ATGTTCTACCGGTACTTTCCCCTCTGGAAAACCTTCTTTGAGGCGTTGGGATGGCGTGTGGTCGTCTCGGAGGGGTTGGGAAAGAGGGGGAAGCTCCACTACCTGGAGGACAGCTGCCTTCCCATGAAGCTGCTCGTCACCCATGCGATCCATCTGAAGGAGAAGGCGGTGGACCACCTCTTCATCCCGAGACTGGTGAGCCTCCATCGGTCTTATATCCTGTGTCCGAAATTCAGGGCCGCCCCGGATGTCGTTCGGCTGGCCCTCGAGGGTGGGATCTCCATCCTCGATGAGACGATCGATCTTCGAGAGAGAGAATATAGCCTGCCCCGATCCTTCCTGGTCATCGGAAGACGACTGGGGGCCTCTGAGAAAGAGGCCCGAAAGGCCTTTCAGAAGGCCGAGACCTTCTTCCACGAGTTCCAGAAGGGATGGGAGAGACGGATCAATGGTCTTTCGACAAAGGAGCTCTTCGACCTGGAGAGGAGGACGCCCGAGGAAGTCGAAGACAAACCTTTCCGGGTGGCCCTCATCGGCCATCCCTATAACCTCTTCGATCCGGATATCAACAAGGATATCCTGACCTATGCCAAAAGTCTGGGCATGGGTCTGGTCACCTCGGAGGGCCTTCCTGAAAAGGAGATCGAGAGGCAGGTTGGCGGTCTTTCGAAGGAGATCTACTGGTCGTCGGGCAGGGAGATCGTCGGCGCCCTCTTCCATTTCCTCACCACGGGGGTGGACGGGATCCTCTTCCTCACCTCCTTCAAGTGCGGCATCGATGCCCTGCTTCAGGAACTGATCCGAAGACGGTTGAAGAGGAACGAGCAGGCCTCCCCTCCCGTGCTCTTTCTCACCCTCGATGAACATTCCGCAAGGGAAGGATGGATCACACGGCTGGAGGCCTTTCGAGAGGTCATGGAGGCGAGGAAGAAGGGTTAG
- a CDS encoding B12-binding domain-containing radical SAM protein, with product MKILLINPAPAGTLKATGVLFPPLGILYLAAYLEREGFKVEVRDLAVKKNRRDLDFRSYDLIGISTDTTRHKQALHLAERAKRQGCTVVMGGPHPGYVDEEILSTQKVDFIVHGEGEVTFSELVSRLEKGEGIESVQGISFLRKGKLVRTPPRPFLEDLDRLPLPARHLIDMNDYRRTRLGDRPITPLITSRGCPYRCAFCSSSHFWGTKVRMRSVEAILNELEELYHRYQFRAVAFLDDTFNVYPERVIELCEGIRERNLDLWWWCLSRPDLLLRNEEMVKAMVRAGAKSIFIGVESPRQETLKALNKGLEVGETVRAIQMLKRNGLEIHASFILGGLDDTPETIRETIRFAKRLDTNVAQFSILTPYPGTAIYEQVKDRLIKWRSPWSFFDMQHLVFKHPHLSFVRMEWYLLKAHLLYYTRSRKALQDIWGHIKKHRLGLRTILRFLQDYFGG from the coding sequence ATGAAGATCCTTCTCATCAACCCCGCCCCTGCCGGGACCCTGAAGGCAACCGGGGTGCTCTTCCCTCCCCTCGGGATCCTCTACCTTGCCGCCTATCTGGAGCGGGAAGGCTTTAAGGTCGAGGTGAGGGACCTGGCGGTGAAGAAGAACCGAAGGGACCTCGACTTTCGATCTTACGACCTGATCGGCATCTCGACCGATACGACCCGACACAAACAGGCCCTCCACCTTGCCGAGAGGGCAAAACGGCAAGGCTGCACGGTGGTGATGGGGGGCCCCCATCCCGGATATGTCGATGAGGAGATCCTTTCGACCCAAAAGGTCGATTTCATCGTTCACGGCGAGGGAGAGGTCACCTTCTCGGAATTGGTTTCGAGACTGGAAAAAGGAGAGGGGATCGAATCCGTTCAGGGCATCAGCTTCTTGCGAAAGGGCAAGCTGGTGAGGACCCCGCCACGTCCCTTTCTCGAAGACCTGGATCGGCTTCCCCTTCCGGCCAGACACCTCATCGATATGAATGATTACCGAAGGACCAGGCTGGGAGACCGGCCCATTACGCCCTTAATCACCAGCCGGGGCTGTCCCTATCGTTGTGCCTTCTGCTCCTCCTCCCATTTCTGGGGGACGAAGGTCCGGATGAGAAGCGTGGAGGCCATCTTGAACGAGCTCGAGGAGCTCTACCATCGCTACCAGTTCAGGGCTGTCGCCTTCTTGGACGACACCTTCAACGTCTACCCCGAGAGGGTCATCGAACTCTGCGAGGGCATTCGTGAACGGAACCTCGACCTCTGGTGGTGGTGTCTTTCCAGGCCCGATCTCCTCCTCCGAAACGAGGAGATGGTCAAAGCGATGGTTCGGGCAGGGGCGAAGTCGATCTTCATCGGCGTCGAATCCCCCCGTCAGGAGACCCTCAAGGCCCTCAACAAGGGGCTTGAGGTGGGGGAAACCGTCCGAGCCATCCAGATGCTCAAACGGAATGGCCTCGAGATCCACGCCTCCTTTATCCTCGGCGGGCTGGATGACACCCCCGAGACGATCCGGGAGACGATCCGTTTTGCCAAACGCCTCGACACCAACGTGGCCCAATTCTCCATTCTCACTCCCTATCCGGGCACGGCCATCTATGAGCAGGTGAAGGATCGCCTGATCAAATGGCGGTCTCCCTGGTCCTTCTTCGACATGCAGCATCTGGTCTTCAAACACCCACACCTCTCCTTCGTCCGCATGGAATGGTATCTCCTGAAGGCCCACCTCCTCTATTACACCCGGTCCCGCAAGGCCCTTCAGGATATCTGGGGTCATATCAAGAAACACCGCCTTGGGCTCAGAACGATCCTCCGATTCCTACAAGACTACTTCGGGGGGTGA
- a CDS encoding CoA protein activase, with protein sequence MKVTFPHLGTMHIFCKAIAETAGIPYVVPPETSRKTLTLGVQNSNECICLPFKVILGNFIEALRLGADTIVMVGSGPPCRLGLYDLVQKVILEDLGLHFRWLTIPPRLTWQALWKNYEETKELKKELTWKNILLFPHGLRMGWKKMMACEALERLAMKVRPREVDRGETQRRLKRALSEVDEAKTPRALEEALRRGKALIQKTDQDLSRRPFKVAVVGELYTVMDPHINRGVEQKLGELGVEVTRTSWFSTHILRSLRRNQERPSSERARFLEASKAYLGYEVGAECNVSIGEAIVRSREGYDGIVHLMPFACMPETTASGILTRVGKDFNLPILTLILDEQEVEGRIQTLLEAFVEMLQWKRKAE encoded by the coding sequence ATGAAAGTCACCTTTCCCCACCTGGGGACCATGCACATCTTCTGCAAGGCCATCGCAGAGACCGCAGGCATCCCCTACGTCGTCCCGCCCGAAACGAGCCGTAAGACGCTCACCCTGGGCGTCCAGAACTCCAACGAATGTATCTGTCTCCCTTTTAAGGTCATCCTCGGAAATTTTATTGAGGCCCTGCGGCTCGGAGCCGACACGATCGTCATGGTAGGGAGTGGGCCCCCCTGCCGGCTGGGGCTCTACGACCTCGTCCAGAAAGTCATTCTTGAGGACCTGGGCCTCCACTTTCGATGGCTCACGATCCCTCCCCGGCTGACCTGGCAGGCCCTCTGGAAGAATTACGAAGAAACTAAGGAGCTGAAGAAGGAATTGACCTGGAAGAACATCCTCCTCTTCCCCCACGGGCTCCGGATGGGATGGAAAAAGATGATGGCCTGCGAGGCCCTCGAACGATTGGCCATGAAGGTCAGGCCGAGGGAAGTCGATCGAGGGGAGACTCAGAGGCGGCTAAAAAGGGCCCTCTCGGAAGTCGATGAGGCCAAGACCCCTCGAGCGCTCGAAGAGGCGTTGAGGCGGGGCAAGGCCTTGATTCAAAAGACCGACCAGGACCTCTCGCGTCGACCTTTTAAAGTGGCCGTGGTCGGAGAACTCTACACGGTGATGGACCCCCACATCAACCGGGGAGTCGAACAGAAATTGGGGGAATTGGGGGTGGAGGTCACCCGCACCTCCTGGTTTTCGACCCATATCTTGAGAAGTCTTAGGAGGAATCAGGAACGTCCCTCTTCAGAAAGGGCCCGCTTTTTAGAGGCCTCGAAGGCCTATCTCGGTTATGAGGTCGGAGCCGAATGTAACGTCTCCATCGGAGAGGCGATCGTGAGGTCCCGGGAGGGATACGACGGGATCGTCCATCTCATGCCCTTTGCCTGTATGCCCGAGACGACGGCCTCCGGAATTCTGACCCGGGTGGGGAAGGATTTCAATCTTCCCATCCTCACCTTGATCCTCGACGAACAAGAGGTCGAAGGCCGGATCCAGACCCTCCTGGAGGCCTTCGTCGAGATGTTACAATGGAAGAGAAAGGCCGAATAG
- a CDS encoding acyl-CoA dehydratase activase, with protein MERAAVYLGIDVGSITTKMVLLGEADEILASIYLRNNGRPVEAIQRGLEHLFTRVGREASLMGVATTGSARHLAASLVGADLVKNEITAHSVAVLDLYPEAKTIFEIGGQDAKVILLRNGVVVDFAMNTVCAAGTGSFLDQQAGRLGLSIEEFGRLALRARHPVRIAGRCTVFAETDMIHKQQIGHSMEDIIAGLCESLVKNYLNNVCRGKELLPPFIFQGGVAANPGIRKALEKELETPLFVPEHYGLMGAIGAAKLVKRARLSQTRFRGFESIRKPWVTRGFECNECGNQCEVIELVVADEVMACWGDLCERYRGKVGKA; from the coding sequence ATGGAAAGGGCCGCCGTGTACTTAGGCATCGACGTGGGCTCGATCACGACGAAGATGGTCCTCCTCGGCGAGGCCGATGAAATCTTGGCCTCCATCTACCTCCGCAACAACGGCCGCCCCGTCGAGGCGATCCAGCGGGGATTGGAGCATCTCTTCACTCGAGTGGGCCGAGAGGCGTCCCTCATGGGGGTGGCCACCACCGGAAGCGCCAGGCATCTGGCCGCCTCTCTCGTGGGAGCCGACCTCGTGAAGAACGAGATCACGGCCCATTCGGTAGCCGTCCTCGACCTCTACCCGGAGGCCAAGACGATCTTCGAAATTGGGGGCCAAGATGCGAAGGTGATCCTTTTGAGAAACGGCGTGGTGGTCGATTTTGCCATGAACACCGTCTGCGCCGCCGGGACGGGTTCCTTCTTGGACCAACAGGCGGGCCGGCTCGGCCTCTCCATCGAAGAATTTGGGAGGCTGGCCCTCCGGGCCAGGCATCCCGTCCGGATCGCGGGGCGTTGCACCGTCTTTGCAGAGACCGATATGATCCACAAACAGCAGATCGGCCATTCCATGGAAGATATCATAGCCGGCCTCTGCGAATCCTTGGTGAAGAACTACCTCAACAATGTCTGTCGGGGGAAAGAACTGCTCCCTCCCTTCATCTTTCAGGGCGGGGTGGCGGCCAATCCTGGGATCCGGAAGGCCCTTGAAAAAGAACTGGAGACCCCCCTGTTCGTGCCAGAGCACTATGGTTTGATGGGGGCCATCGGAGCGGCTAAACTCGTGAAGAGGGCCAGGCTTTCTCAGACCCGATTCAGAGGATTTGAATCGATTCGGAAACCTTGGGTGACCCGGGGTTTCGAATGCAATGAATGCGGAAATCAATGCGAGGTGATCGAACTGGTGGTCGCTGACGAGGTGATGGCCTGCTGGGGAGACCTCTGCGAGAGATACCGGGGAAAGGTTGGCAAGGCATGA